The sequence TCTCCGGATTGAGCACGTCCAGCAGCAGCCCGGCCGCCCGCCCCGTCGCCCGGGCCCGCTCCACCAGCAGCCGCCGGGCCAAGGTGTCCCCGGCCGCCGCCGCGGCCACCACGTGCATCGGGTTGGCCGAGCCGGTCACCCCGGCCGCGCGGGCCCGCCGGCTGAGCGTCCGCTCGCTCAGCTCCACCTGGAGGCAGCCGCTGCCGCCGCAGGGGCAGGGTTCGGTGCCGCCCGGCACCGGCAGGTGCGCGATCGTCCCGGCCGCCGAACGCGGCCCGTGGTGCACCTCGTCGTTGGTCGCGAAGGCCGCGTCGACCACATTGCCCACGAACAGGTGCAGCACGCTCCGGCAGCCCCGGGCCCGCCCGAACAGCCGCTCACCGTTCACCAGCGCCCGGGCGTGCCCGTCCACATGGACCGGCAGGCCGGTGCGGGCGCCGAGCAGCCCCCGCACCGGCACCTCGCGCCAGCCCAGCAGCGGGTGCTCGACCACACTGCCCGTCTCCCGGTCCACCCAGCCGCCGACGGCCACCCCGATGCCCAGCGGCCGGCGCCCCGGCACTCCGGCGAGCAACTCCGCCAGCCCCTCGGCGGCCCTCCCCAGCACCCAGCCGGGATCGGTGCGTTCGTGCTTCAGCTCGCGGCGGGCCACCACCCGGCCACGCAGATCCAGCAGCGCCACCGTCGTGTACGGCACGGCCACGTGCACCCCGGCGACCAGGAACCCCGTGTCGTCAAGCTCGAGCGGTACGTGCGGCCGGCCGACCCCGTTCGAGCGGCGGGGCGCGGCGGACTCCCGGATCAGACCGAGGCCGGTGAGCCGGCCGCAGTGCTCGGTCACCGAGGCGGGCGACAGCCCGGTCAGCCGGGCGATGGTGCTGCGCGCCACCGGTCCGTGCTCCAGCACGGACCGCAGCACGACACTGGCGCTGGTGCGCCGCCGGTCGCTGTCGGCGGCACGCGGAACGGGCGAGACAAGGGTGGATACCGCGGTGCGGGGCATGGAGAACCGTCCTCGGGAACGGGGCCGACACGTCTCGGAAAGGGGAGGCGTGCCGTGCAGCCCGCCCCTACCCCGGGCGGCGACAGGTGGCCGTGCCCTGGCGTCGCAGGTCGACATAGCGACGCGACGTGAGGTTCCGGGCCTGGGCGACCATGCGAGCGAAGCTAGCAAAACGCCCCCGCGCTGCCCAGAGCACGACCGACGGGCGAGACGGCCACCTCGCGGGGCTTTGGCGGGAGTCCACAGGCGCGCCGCCGAAGGGCGAGGTACCGCAGGCCACTCCACCTCAGTGACCGTGATCACGTCGAACCCTGTGGAGCCCCCACCCTTTGTACGGAGCCCACCAAGGCCTCGCTCCAGCCTTTGTCGACCGGTGACGGTGATCGGCACGAGGGGAGCGGTATAGCGTCACGGTGTTCCTGTCTGCCCCCTCACCCGCGGAGTCCCCATGAGCACCGCCACCGCCACCGCTCGCCCCGGCGCAGTCCTCGCCGACCTGCTGCCGGCGTCCCGCGTCCGCGACGCGGCCCTCGTCCTCGGCGGCGCCGTGCTCACCGGCATAGCGGCCCAGGTGGCCGTCCCGGTGCCCCACTCGCCGGTGCCGGTGACCGGGCAGACCTTCGCCGCGCTGCTCGTCGGCACCACGCTCGGCGCCCGCCGCGGCTTCCTCTCCCTCGCCCTGTACGCGCTCGCCGGCGCGGCCGGTGTGCCGTGGTTCGCGGACGGCACCTCCGGTGCCGGCATGGTCTCCTTCGGCTACGTCCTCGGCATGCTGCTCGCCTCGGCCGCCGTCGGCGCCCTGGCCCGGCGCGGCG comes from Streptomyces sp. FXJ1.172 and encodes:
- a CDS encoding ROK family transcriptional regulator, whose protein sequence is MPRTAVSTLVSPVPRAADSDRRRTSASVVLRSVLEHGPVARSTIARLTGLSPASVTEHCGRLTGLGLIRESAAPRRSNGVGRPHVPLELDDTGFLVAGVHVAVPYTTVALLDLRGRVVARRELKHERTDPGWVLGRAAEGLAELLAGVPGRRPLGIGVAVGGWVDRETGSVVEHPLLGWREVPVRGLLGARTGLPVHVDGHARALVNGERLFGRARGCRSVLHLFVGNVVDAAFATNDEVHHGPRSAAGTIAHLPVPGGTEPCPCGGSGCLQVELSERTLSRRARAAGVTGSANPMHVVAAAAAGDTLARRLLVERARATGRAAGLLLDVLNPETVVVTEVGVIHFEDCLAALREAAGKGRAAAVMPTSFPDSVLAVAGGSVALDVLFRDPLGTSPEAI
- a CDS encoding biotin transporter BioY — translated: MSTATATARPGAVLADLLPASRVRDAALVLGGAVLTGIAAQVAVPVPHSPVPVTGQTFAALLVGTTLGARRGFLSLALYALAGAAGVPWFADGTSGAGMVSFGYVLGMLLASAAVGALARRGADRSPLRMAGAMILGEAVIYAVGVPYLALAAHLSLSQAVAAGLTPFLIGDALKAALAMGVLPTAWKLAGKQD